A genomic window from Pseudomonas leptonychotis includes:
- a CDS encoding GFA family protein, whose amino-acid sequence MTHSKTNCLCGAVKITAEEVNPKFTVCHCQSCRTWGGAPFFAVKCGTKVQIEGSDKVKTYESSAWASRGFCIECGTHLFFKFKESGEYNMPAGMFPNLNDLEMDMQYFSDMRPSYYCFSNKTKEMTTAEIMAHFAEKM is encoded by the coding sequence ATGACCCATTCAAAAACAAACTGCCTTTGTGGCGCTGTAAAAATTACCGCAGAAGAAGTTAATCCTAAATTTACAGTATGCCATTGCCAATCATGCAGAACCTGGGGTGGCGCCCCATTTTTTGCAGTTAAGTGCGGCACTAAAGTACAAATTGAAGGAAGTGATAAAGTTAAAACGTATGAGTCATCTGCGTGGGCATCTCGCGGATTTTGTATAGAGTGCGGAACTCATTTATTTTTTAAATTTAAAGAAAGCGGCGAATACAACATGCCAGCCGGTATGTTTCCAAACTTGAACGACCTGGAAATGGACATGCAGTACTTTAGTGATATGCGGCCAAGTTACTATTGCTTTTCAAACAAAACAAAAGAAATGACAACAGCCGAAATAATGGCTCATTTCGCAGAAAAAATGTGA
- a CDS encoding GNAT family N-acetyltransferase: MNILKSIASTRLLLVASTATHIRTELEAPDQLCTLLDAKISSSWPSGEYDRDAMEFFLARLEEGGESAEGWYGWYALGSETPEGSRTLIGAAGYHGPPDSTGTVEIGYSVLPEWQNRGYASEMVRLLVTHALSFEEVSLLVAHTRIENPASIGVLSRCGFLPAGAGLEPDSMRFEHHRVGGT; the protein is encoded by the coding sequence CTGAACATTTTAAAATCAATTGCATCTACCCGCCTTCTTCTTGTCGCCTCAACGGCCACGCATATACGTACAGAGCTTGAAGCTCCAGATCAACTTTGCACTCTGCTGGATGCGAAAATTTCATCTTCTTGGCCATCTGGCGAATATGACAGAGATGCCATGGAGTTCTTTCTGGCTCGACTAGAGGAAGGTGGTGAAAGCGCTGAGGGCTGGTATGGCTGGTACGCCCTGGGTTCAGAGACACCCGAGGGTTCTCGGACCCTTATTGGGGCTGCGGGATACCATGGTCCGCCAGACAGTACAGGCACTGTTGAGATTGGCTACTCCGTTCTTCCAGAGTGGCAAAATCGTGGATATGCGAGTGAAATGGTCAGATTGTTGGTGACTCATGCACTGTCATTCGAGGAGGTTAGCTTGCTTGTTGCACACACGCGAATCGAAAATCCAGCATCGATAGGGGTTCTATCTCGCTGTGGTTTTTTGCCCGCAGGCGCAGGCCTGGAGCCCGACTCCATGCGCTTCGAGCATCACCGCGTCGGCGGCACCTAA
- a CDS encoding GIY-YIG nuclease family protein yields the protein MAQNPFYVYALKDPTEKPSKPFYIGKGTGNRAWEHHTKIDDSEKSSVIQKIKASGHEVIHTTIADNLTEQQALKIEAELISAFGIRSQGGLLTNKVRPNTENISQKIKANIPDGCYEKAQMALELMKSAVMELAKANPHGISNSDAAKYLGLQSDYGGGSKDYLSYSIIGLLMKEGRLTRTANRKHIATGE from the coding sequence ATGGCCCAAAATCCGTTCTACGTTTATGCACTTAAAGACCCAACAGAAAAGCCATCTAAGCCTTTCTATATTGGTAAAGGGACGGGTAATCGAGCTTGGGAACATCATACAAAAATTGACGATTCAGAAAAAAGCTCGGTAATTCAAAAGATAAAAGCGTCGGGACATGAGGTAATACACACAACAATTGCTGATAACTTAACGGAGCAGCAAGCTTTAAAAATTGAAGCCGAGTTAATTTCAGCGTTCGGAATTCGTTCTCAGGGTGGATTATTAACAAATAAAGTTCGTCCTAACACAGAGAACATTAGCCAAAAAATAAAAGCAAACATCCCTGACGGGTGTTATGAAAAAGCTCAAATGGCGCTTGAGCTTATGAAGTCCGCCGTAATGGAGCTAGCCAAGGCAAACCCGCACGGCATTTCAAACTCGGATGCCGCAAAATATCTTGGCCTACAGTCAGACTATGGTGGTGGCTCAAAAGACTATCTGAGCTACAGCATTATTGGTTTGCTAATGAAGGAAGGTCGCTTAACACGAACAGCCAACCGAAAGCATATTGCAACAGGTGAATAG
- a CDS encoding GIY-YIG nuclease family protein: MENFNKEWILFGPQTGYSVSEDAVEGLYLIYCGEPNSVKIGISKTPLNRLSNLRTGSPSKLHLIFYSKLLGKAAEETLHQSLVQHRRTGEWFDWNGEVQGFLLGVIFAVSGVIQVSWPFAADADHSMFIKGVDWAHGFLDPNNEWTLEAMTGMGGERAFELFQSWCDVATARNREKDEVIQA; encoded by the coding sequence GTGGAAAATTTCAATAAAGAGTGGATTCTGTTCGGCCCGCAAACTGGATACTCTGTAAGCGAAGACGCAGTAGAGGGCCTTTATTTAATTTATTGTGGTGAGCCGAACTCTGTAAAAATAGGAATTTCCAAGACACCTCTGAATCGCTTGTCGAATTTACGTACAGGCTCTCCAAGCAAATTGCATTTAATTTTCTATTCAAAGCTTTTAGGGAAAGCAGCGGAAGAAACTCTGCATCAGAGCCTAGTACAGCATAGGCGAACTGGAGAGTGGTTTGATTGGAATGGAGAGGTTCAAGGATTTCTTCTTGGAGTTATATTTGCAGTATCAGGCGTCATTCAGGTGTCCTGGCCCTTCGCAGCAGATGCAGATCACTCGATGTTTATCAAAGGCGTCGATTGGGCACATGGTTTTCTAGACCCCAACAATGAGTGGACGTTAGAGGCCATGACTGGAATGGGGGGTGAAAGAGCATTTGAGCTTTTTCAGAGTTGGTGTGACGTGGCAACAGCTAGAAATCGCGAAAAAGACGAAGTAATCCAAGCATAA
- a CDS encoding DUF6500 family protein — protein sequence MRQDLREKIVSVCAKKILSKGESVGVSFYAFFANKNDDPELLMEAATWWIKTHKLDHFEKATKIKLMVESEL from the coding sequence ATGCGACAAGATCTAAGAGAGAAAATTGTCAGCGTATGTGCGAAAAAAATACTGTCCAAAGGTGAGTCGGTTGGAGTTTCTTTTTACGCGTTCTTCGCAAACAAAAATGATGATCCAGAGCTTCTTATGGAGGCTGCAACATGGTGGATAAAAACCCACAAACTGGATCACTTCGAGAAAGCTACAAAAATAAAGCTAATGGTTGAATCTGAACTCTGA
- a CDS encoding ankyrin repeat domain-containing protein translates to MNKKFEPGNAMDGGAETELHAIAWAGNLRKARRLVRKGADVNHIDAAGETPLHGAAAWGHSSTVLFLLSVGARHDIKAKNTNNMTPLHWAARSDLKSVKLLLKAGAEKEAKDAQGNTAYDIAKKHERPEIAAFLASN, encoded by the coding sequence ATGAATAAGAAATTTGAGCCTGGCAATGCAATGGATGGCGGAGCAGAAACAGAGCTTCATGCCATTGCTTGGGCGGGTAACCTTCGCAAAGCCCGCCGCCTAGTTAGAAAAGGAGCAGACGTAAACCATATTGATGCTGCAGGTGAAACTCCATTGCATGGTGCAGCTGCTTGGGGGCATTCAAGTACCGTTCTTTTCTTGCTATCAGTTGGTGCCCGTCACGATATAAAAGCAAAGAATACAAACAACATGACACCGCTCCACTGGGCTGCAAGGTCAGACCTCAAGTCTGTAAAATTACTGCTCAAGGCAGGCGCAGAAAAAGAAGCAAAGGATGCTCAGGGCAATACCGCATACGACATAGCAAAAAAGCACGAAAGGCCCGAAATTGCTGCGTTCCTGGCTTCTAACTAG
- a CDS encoding DUF2971 domain-containing protein yields MPEIIYKYESFSAQSLKNLKAQSIYFGSPLGFNDPYDCALSAGIAIPTDEELDTLKSEYQNSNSVPENVKKQFAETGHDKLRDIVVRSTHKILESHARDFLKTRGVSCFSECNDDLLMWSHYGGKYKGFCLAFSTKFEPFSKMVKVKYTRTMPKINAIKALLNDNFDEMLDLFCTKSKSWEYEKEWRCMHEQAGTLYTYEADALESVYFWPDIDSNSLEIVCLILAGQNQNVRFWRGNRSQERFEVIFEEFTYTSYLEAKRRGRVT; encoded by the coding sequence ATGCCAGAAATTATTTATAAGTACGAAAGTTTTTCTGCGCAAAGCTTGAAAAATCTCAAGGCACAATCGATATATTTCGGTTCCCCACTTGGATTTAACGACCCCTACGACTGTGCTTTAAGTGCGGGCATAGCTATTCCGACAGATGAAGAGTTAGACACTTTAAAATCGGAATACCAGAATAGTAATAGCGTTCCTGAGAATGTTAAAAAGCAGTTTGCGGAAACCGGCCACGATAAATTACGCGATATAGTCGTACGTTCCACCCATAAAATACTTGAAAGCCATGCTAGGGATTTTTTAAAAACCAGAGGGGTTAGCTGTTTTTCGGAATGTAACGATGACCTTCTAATGTGGTCGCATTATGGTGGCAAATACAAAGGGTTTTGTCTTGCCTTTTCAACAAAGTTTGAACCATTTAGCAAAATGGTCAAAGTTAAGTACACACGGACAATGCCTAAAATTAACGCAATTAAGGCACTACTAAATGACAACTTTGATGAGATGCTTGACTTATTTTGCACAAAATCAAAGTCTTGGGAGTACGAAAAAGAATGGCGGTGCATGCACGAGCAAGCAGGCACTTTATATACATATGAAGCTGACGCATTAGAATCGGTATATTTCTGGCCAGACATCGACAGCAATTCGTTAGAGATAGTCTGCTTAATACTTGCCGGCCAGAATCAAAATGTTAGATTTTGGCGTGGCAATCGAAGCCAGGAAAGGTTCGAAGTGATATTTGAAGAGTTCACTTATACCAGCTATCTAGAGGCCAAACGTCGTGGGCGAGTCACATAA
- a CDS encoding type I restriction enzyme HsdR N-terminal domain-containing protein: protein MSLTQSDESIAKAIKCDVEKSSTGSKRLKLRTLLTKFGVEKRSDTNTAKITELLTCEGLSINPPIVRFGERWEISQQDWIYLSCNTLPDQPAPSALSTWNADGWFDRVSELELRTEKEVETKFIIPLLTRLGYAEDDRYDGMPVPAAHGSRNTTLVIDFALFNNSDDSLKNQPLLTVEAKKEGRLLKQQELLNAHNQAKSYCLWTQCDFFLITDSKIVQLFHISRGRIGQLSPIFSCERESLSLCFGELYSRASKEALTNYYQAKFATTEETS from the coding sequence ATGTCCTTAACACAATCAGATGAAAGCATTGCCAAAGCGATTAAATGCGATGTAGAGAAATCATCTACAGGATCAAAGCGTCTAAAATTACGTACATTACTAACTAAGTTTGGCGTAGAGAAAAGATCAGACACCAACACTGCAAAAATTACAGAATTGCTAACTTGTGAAGGACTATCAATAAACCCTCCAATTGTTAGGTTCGGAGAGCGCTGGGAAATATCACAACAGGACTGGATATATTTGTCCTGCAATACACTTCCAGATCAACCAGCGCCATCTGCATTATCAACATGGAATGCTGATGGCTGGTTCGATAGAGTTTCAGAGCTAGAGCTCCGAACAGAAAAAGAAGTTGAAACAAAGTTTATCATTCCGCTGCTAACTCGCCTTGGTTATGCGGAGGATGATAGGTACGATGGCATGCCTGTTCCCGCAGCCCATGGTTCACGGAATACAACTCTTGTCATAGACTTCGCTCTATTCAACAACAGTGACGACTCATTAAAAAACCAACCATTGTTAACGGTTGAGGCAAAAAAAGAAGGGCGTCTACTTAAGCAGCAAGAACTTCTAAATGCACACAACCAAGCAAAAAGCTATTGCCTCTGGACTCAATGCGATTTTTTCTTGATAACCGATAGCAAAATTGTTCAGCTATTTCATATTTCACGAGGGCGAATTGGCCAGCTCTCACCAATATTTTCATGCGAAAGAGAATCCCTATCTTTATGTTTTGGCGAGCTTTATTCCCGAGCGTCCAAAGAGGCGCTGACAAACTACTATCAAGCCAAATTCGCCACTACTGAAGAAACTAGTTAA
- a CDS encoding penicillin acylase family protein, with protein sequence MKRTLTVLALIVAATAAGAYWYIDSKQPQRAGELSLSALQAPVTVDYDERGVPHIQAQNEADMYRALGYVHAQDRLFQMEILRRLARGELAEILGSKLIDTDRLFRTLGIREHADRYAAKMDMSAPASKALLAYLDGVNQYQANHPAPIEFDVLGTDKRPFTTADTLSVAGYMAYSFAAAFRNEPVLTHIRDQLGADYLKVFDLDWQPQGAVGQHLAAGDWQDLNAIAKLSLAALEDAGLPQFEGSNAWAVSGSRTASGKPLLAGDPHIRFAVPSVWYEANLSYPGFSLYGHHQALNPVASLGHNQAFAWSLTMFQNDDLDLIVEKTNPANPNQVWYRGQWVELQSRVEQISVKDAAAVSLTIRRSPHGPIINSALGATAGSTPIAMWWAFLETDNPILDGFYQLNRADTLDKARNAVENIEAPGLNIIWANATGDIGWWAAAKLPRRPAGVNPSFILDGSNGEAEKDGYFPFSANPQEENPARGYIISANYQPVSPTGMEIPGYYNLPDRGQRLNERLSDSSVKWDLSNSQALQLEPGTGYPQRLLTPLAADLRAAAGDAEEKALVEQLLSWDGQHNLDATAATLFNQLVYQLTFETMADEMSEAFFANLLQTRVLDSALPRLAADANSPWWDKRGSDAVESRSDTVKAAWQASLAHLRSTLGDDATQWAWGSAHTLTHSHPLGQQKPLDRLFNVGPFAAPGGHETPNNLSQPVGPAPWSVVYGPSTRRLIDLADATTALGINPVGQSGVLFDAHYKDQAEGYMRGEYVPMHLDALAIKANSRSQLILRP encoded by the coding sequence ATGAAACGCACCCTGACCGTCCTTGCGCTAATAGTCGCCGCCACTGCCGCCGGCGCTTACTGGTATATCGACAGCAAGCAGCCGCAACGCGCGGGCGAGCTGAGCCTGAGCGCACTGCAGGCGCCGGTCACGGTGGATTACGACGAGCGCGGCGTGCCGCATATTCAGGCGCAGAACGAGGCTGATATGTACCGCGCACTGGGTTATGTGCATGCCCAGGATCGTTTGTTCCAAATGGAAATCCTGCGCCGCCTGGCGCGTGGCGAACTGGCGGAGATTCTCGGCAGCAAGCTCATCGACACCGACCGCCTGTTCCGCACCTTGGGTATTCGCGAACATGCCGACCGCTACGCGGCGAAGATGGACATGAGCGCCCCGGCGAGCAAAGCACTGCTGGCCTACCTGGATGGCGTCAACCAGTACCAGGCCAACCACCCAGCACCCATCGAGTTCGATGTACTGGGCACCGACAAGCGCCCCTTCACCACCGCCGACACGCTCAGCGTCGCCGGCTACATGGCCTACAGCTTCGCTGCCGCGTTCCGCAACGAGCCGGTGCTGACGCATATTCGCGATCAACTGGGCGCCGATTACCTCAAGGTCTTCGACCTCGACTGGCAGCCGCAAGGCGCTGTCGGGCAGCACCTCGCCGCTGGCGACTGGCAGGACCTAAACGCCATCGCCAAGCTGAGCCTCGCCGCTCTGGAGGATGCCGGTTTACCGCAGTTCGAGGGCAGCAACGCTTGGGCCGTGTCCGGTAGCCGCACCGCCAGCGGTAAACCACTGCTGGCCGGCGACCCGCATATCCGCTTCGCCGTACCGTCAGTGTGGTACGAAGCTAACCTGAGCTACCCCGGTTTCAGCCTGTACGGTCACCATCAGGCACTTAACCCGGTGGCGTCGCTGGGGCATAACCAAGCGTTCGCCTGGAGCCTGACCATGTTCCAGAACGACGACCTCGACCTGATTGTCGAGAAAACCAACCCGGCCAACCCCAACCAGGTCTGGTACCGCGGCCAGTGGGTCGAGCTGCAAAGCCGCGTCGAACAGATCAGCGTCAAGGACGCCGCAGCGGTCAGCCTGACCATCCGCCGCTCGCCGCACGGCCCGATCATCAACAGCGCCCTGGGCGCAACGGCCGGCAGCACACCGATTGCCATGTGGTGGGCGTTTCTGGAAACAGACAATCCGATCCTCGACGGCTTCTACCAACTCAACCGCGCCGACACTCTGGATAAAGCCCGTAACGCAGTGGAAAACATTGAGGCGCCGGGATTGAACATCATCTGGGCCAATGCCACAGGCGATATCGGATGGTGGGCTGCGGCGAAACTGCCGCGCCGCCCGGCCGGGGTCAACCCGAGTTTTATCCTCGACGGCAGCAACGGCGAGGCGGAAAAAGACGGCTACTTCCCATTCAGCGCCAACCCGCAGGAAGAGAACCCGGCCCGCGGCTATATCATCTCGGCCAACTACCAGCCCGTGTCGCCGACTGGCATGGAGATTCCCGGTTACTACAACTTGCCTGACCGTGGTCAGCGCCTCAATGAGCGCCTCAGCGACAGCAGCGTGAAATGGGATTTGAGCAACAGCCAGGCATTGCAGTTGGAGCCAGGCACCGGTTATCCGCAGCGCCTACTCACACCGCTGGCCGCCGACCTGCGCGCCGCAGCGGGGGATGCAGAAGAAAAAGCATTGGTCGAACAACTGCTCAGCTGGGATGGCCAACACAACCTCGACGCCACCGCCGCCACGCTGTTCAACCAGCTGGTATATCAGCTGACGTTTGAGACCATGGCCGACGAGATGAGCGAAGCCTTCTTCGCCAACCTGCTACAAACCCGCGTGCTCGACAGCGCCTTGCCGCGCCTAGCCGCCGACGCCAACTCGCCGTGGTGGGACAAGCGCGGCAGCGACGCCGTGGAAAGCCGCAGCGATACCGTCAAAGCGGCCTGGCAGGCCAGCCTCGCTCACCTGCGCAGCACACTGGGTGACGACGCCACGCAATGGGCTTGGGGCAGCGCCCACACCCTCACCCACAGCCACCCGCTGGGCCAGCAGAAGCCGCTGGATAGGCTGTTCAACGTCGGCCCCTTCGCCGCACCGGGCGGCCATGAAACGCCGAACAACCTCTCGCAACCGGTCGGCCCAGCACCCTGGTCAGTGGTCTACGGCCCGTCTACCCGGCGCCTGATTGACCTGGCCGACGCGACTACCGCACTGGGCATCAACCCTGTGGGTCAGAGCGGCGTGCTGTTCGATGCGCACTATAAAGATCAGGCAGAAGGCTATATGCGGGGTGAGTACGTGCCGATGCACCTGGATGCACTTGCGATCAAAGCCAACAGCCGCAGCCAGTTGATACTGCGCCCCTAA
- a CDS encoding AraC family transcriptional regulator translates to MNHDPHNSIASALTHSSTLRRLLYEALAELGLDPTDTYRRAYQGVALAPPLFNAREDHDNAPRFWQALAGISGDVDIGLHLGETMQPRPLDVVGYLLLASRDLGQALESFVRFQHILSGGFAARLESDGEQARLIFDLNYRGVGSLRQQMECLALLLQKMLASINNDGRFRLSGLDFRHPVPRRLSEHRRLFGLLPRFAQAHDALIFPRAWLSRPSRSANPRLFAVLWAQAELELAELEENQLLNRVRYWLEVNLGVQLCDLPSCATALGYSVNGLQRALAEQQQSFRQLHDEVRRLRAQALLSNGLAIREVARACGFAELSPFYRAFRRWQGDTPQGYRTSG, encoded by the coding sequence ATGAATCACGACCCGCATAACAGCATCGCCAGTGCACTGACCCATTCCTCGACTTTGCGCCGCCTGCTGTACGAGGCGCTGGCCGAGCTGGGTCTGGACCCGACCGATACCTACCGCCGTGCGTATCAGGGCGTGGCGTTGGCGCCACCGCTGTTCAATGCCCGTGAGGACCACGACAACGCCCCGCGCTTCTGGCAGGCGCTGGCAGGCATCAGTGGTGATGTGGATATTGGCTTGCACTTGGGCGAAACCATGCAGCCCAGGCCGCTGGATGTGGTCGGTTATTTGCTGCTGGCCAGTCGCGATCTGGGCCAGGCGCTGGAGAGTTTTGTGCGGTTTCAGCACATTCTCTCTGGTGGCTTTGCCGCGCGCTTGGAGTCGGACGGCGAGCAGGCGCGGCTTATTTTCGACCTCAACTACCGTGGTGTCGGCTCGCTGCGTCAGCAGATGGAGTGCCTGGCGCTGCTGTTGCAGAAGATGCTGGCGAGCATCAACAACGACGGGCGTTTCCGACTGTCCGGGCTGGACTTCCGCCACCCCGTGCCACGCCGCCTGAGTGAGCATCGCCGTTTGTTCGGTCTGCTACCGCGCTTTGCCCAGGCGCATGACGCGTTGATCTTTCCGCGCGCCTGGCTCAGTCGGCCATCACGCAGCGCCAACCCGCGCTTGTTCGCGGTGCTCTGGGCGCAGGCCGAACTGGAGCTGGCCGAGTTGGAGGAAAACCAGCTGCTCAACCGCGTGCGCTACTGGCTGGAGGTCAATTTAGGGGTGCAGCTGTGCGACTTGCCCAGTTGCGCCACGGCGCTCGGCTATAGCGTAAACGGGCTGCAGCGGGCGCTGGCCGAACAGCAACAGAGCTTTCGCCAACTCCACGATGAAGTGCGCCGCCTGCGCGCCCAGGCCTTGCTCAGTAACGGCCTGGCCATCCGCGAGGTGGCACGCGCCTGCGGTTTTGCCGAGCTGTCGCCGTTCTACCGCGCCTTCCGCCGCTGGCAGGGCGACACGCCGCAGGGCTATCGCACTAGCGGCTAA
- a CDS encoding methyl-accepting chemotaxis protein: MPSPLSPLEQHYRKADSIMLGVLWLMALYSLGLAAWHGTWAQALLVGGGTAVVMSVLSQLIHGQRLLRCAMGAAFMVMSALHINQSGGMLEMHFGIFVLLAFLVYYRDWLPIVVAAAVIAVHHLSFFALQSQGTEVFVVKNGNWPIIFLHASYVVVESAILIYLALQTHAEAVEGAALMQAAEKLTENDDEVDLSYRSTAQGKVSQGFNRFLDTLDELVGEVIKDTQGLQQMGDNLAQATGQLRTGADQQQGEISYMSSAMQQMSRAIDEVAGHADGAATAAQTANQQAAEGSRSVNHVRSEIGKLATQIDATDAEVQALANQSEQIGKVLEVIRSIAEQTNLLALNAAIEAARAGDQGRGFAVVADEVRNLAQKTALSTAEIQQIISRLQQGSRQAAAAMQESRDSVRSCVKDSQVTAELLGAVAQDISAITQMNELIAAATHEQAATSAEVSQHLHSVQHVAEQNLSDAQKLSHDGQQLNQLAERLGRLSRRFRVSR; this comes from the coding sequence ATGCCTAGCCCCCTTTCTCCTCTCGAACAGCATTACCGTAAAGCGGACAGCATCATGCTGGGCGTGCTCTGGCTTATGGCCCTTTATTCGCTCGGCCTCGCCGCCTGGCATGGCACCTGGGCTCAAGCCTTGCTAGTCGGCGGCGGCACAGCCGTGGTGATGAGCGTGCTTAGCCAGTTAATCCACGGCCAACGCCTGCTGCGCTGCGCCATGGGGGCCGCCTTTATGGTGATGTCGGCGCTGCATATCAACCAGAGCGGCGGCATGCTGGAAATGCACTTCGGCATCTTCGTGTTGCTGGCATTTCTGGTTTATTACCGCGACTGGTTACCCATTGTGGTGGCCGCCGCTGTTATCGCTGTGCACCACCTCAGTTTTTTCGCCCTGCAGTCGCAAGGCACTGAGGTGTTTGTGGTGAAAAATGGCAACTGGCCAATCATTTTCTTGCACGCGTCTTACGTGGTGGTGGAAAGCGCGATTCTTATCTACCTGGCTCTGCAAACTCATGCCGAAGCTGTTGAGGGCGCGGCGTTGATGCAGGCCGCCGAAAAGCTTACCGAGAATGATGATGAAGTTGACCTGAGTTACCGCAGCACCGCGCAGGGTAAAGTCAGTCAAGGCTTTAACCGCTTTCTCGATACCCTCGATGAGTTGGTGGGCGAGGTCATCAAAGACACCCAAGGTCTCCAGCAGATGGGCGACAACCTGGCCCAAGCCACGGGTCAACTGCGCACCGGCGCCGACCAGCAGCAAGGTGAGATCAGTTACATGAGTTCAGCCATGCAGCAGATGAGCCGCGCCATTGATGAAGTGGCCGGGCATGCCGATGGCGCGGCAACAGCGGCACAGACGGCTAACCAGCAGGCGGCCGAAGGCAGCCGCTCGGTCAACCATGTGCGCAGTGAGATCGGCAAACTGGCCACACAGATCGATGCAACAGACGCTGAAGTGCAAGCACTGGCCAATCAGTCCGAGCAAATCGGCAAGGTATTGGAGGTGATCCGCTCGATTGCCGAACAGACCAATCTACTGGCGCTCAACGCCGCCATTGAAGCCGCCCGCGCCGGCGATCAAGGTCGAGGCTTCGCCGTGGTGGCCGACGAGGTGCGCAATCTGGCGCAGAAAACTGCGCTGTCTACGGCCGAGATCCAGCAGATCATCAGTCGCTTACAACAGGGCAGCCGTCAAGCCGCTGCGGCCATGCAGGAAAGCCGCGACAGTGTGCGCAGTTGCGTAAAAGACAGTCAGGTCACGGCCGAACTGCTCGGTGCCGTGGCGCAGGACATCAGCGCCATCACCCAAATGAACGAGCTGATCGCCGCCGCTACCCACGAGCAAGCCGCCACCAGCGCAGAAGTCAGCCAACACCTGCATAGCGTGCAGCACGTTGCCGAGCAGAACCTCAGCGATGCGCAAAAGCTTAGCCATGATGGCCAGCAGCTCAATCAGCTGGCCGAACGGCTCGGCCGCTTGAGCCGGCGCTTTCGCGTTAGCCGCTAG
- a CDS encoding DUF6436 domain-containing protein, with protein sequence MASCAPVCRRLPMTRSTHKTLLASLLILLWAAAMLAAYWWYEARYLRSFSEQTALFYGEQLRLPDELAGLGPIRLVHFWDPACPCNIGNQQHLADLIERFGPQDVTFYSVQKPGSTGQLPSTLSALQPLTALLGSEQIPASPAVAVWDRAGQLAYFGPYSEGATCTSSNSFIEPILDALIAGRPVNASNTLAVGCFCDWQKP encoded by the coding sequence ATGGCAAGCTGCGCGCCTGTTTGCCGAAGGCTGCCCATGACTCGATCCACGCACAAGACCCTACTCGCCAGCCTGCTGATTCTGCTCTGGGCCGCCGCCATGCTCGCCGCCTACTGGTGGTACGAAGCGCGCTACCTACGCAGTTTCAGCGAGCAAACGGCGCTGTTCTATGGCGAACAACTGCGCCTGCCGGATGAGCTGGCCGGCCTTGGGCCGATCCGCCTGGTGCACTTCTGGGACCCCGCCTGCCCGTGCAATATCGGTAACCAGCAGCACCTGGCTGATTTAATCGAACGCTTCGGCCCTCAGGACGTGACCTTTTACTCCGTGCAAAAACCTGGCAGCACGGGCCAGTTGCCCAGCACCTTGAGCGCCTTGCAACCGCTCACCGCACTGCTCGGCAGCGAGCAAATTCCCGCCAGCCCGGCGGTGGCTGTGTGGGACCGCGCAGGTCAGTTGGCCTACTTCGGCCCGTACAGCGAAGGCGCGACCTGCACCTCGAGCAACAGTTTTATCGAGCCGATTCTCGACGCTCTGATTGCAGGCCGCCCGGTAAATGCCAGCAACACCCTCGCCGTGGGCTGCTTCTGCGACTGGCAGAAGCCCTGA